From one Culex quinquefasciatus strain JHB chromosome 3, VPISU_Cqui_1.0_pri_paternal, whole genome shotgun sequence genomic stretch:
- the LOC6039479 gene encoding uncharacterized protein LOC6039479 translates to MAQLGLINVQLLTIVSVSSFQVMFDSVNFFNSSGLMELNARVRKINRTTAALSGNFVQNVDMDTNFNGLIELHHSPLGNNQFNRYPMKLGPINLCAFLDTHWSDYYKYIVIYIPNVPKQGECPMTARTYPINDWIMDAEMFPPYVPTGLWKMIWTVWDNSTGHNLIMEIIFKVYDNGYF, encoded by the exons ATGGCGCAACTCGGTTTAATTAATGTCCAGCTGCTGACAATTGTTTCCGTCAGCAGCTTTCAAGTGATGTTTGATTCGGTAAATTTTTTCAACAGTAGCGGCCTGATGGAACTGAACGCTAGGGTACGCAAGATCAATCGAACTACGGCTGCCCTATCTGGTAATTTCGTGCAGAATGTGGACATGGACACTAATTTTAAT GGTTTGATCGAGCTGCACCACAGCCCATTGGGCAACAACCAGTTCAATCGCTACCCGATGAAACTTGGCCCCATAAATTTGTGCGCATTTCTGGATACCCACTGGTCCGATTACTACAAGTACATTGTAATATACATTCCGAACGTTCCGAAGCAGGGCGAGTGCCCAATGACGGCCAGGACATATCCCATCAACGATTGGATCATGGACGCGGAAATGTTTCCACCGTACGTCCCAACCGGGCTGTGGAAAATGATTTGGACGGTTTGGGACAACAGTACCGGCCATAATTTGATaatggaaattatttttaaagtgtaCGATAATGGGTATTTTTAA
- the LOC119768730 gene encoding uncharacterized protein LOC119768730, translating to MTHTSVLMLSLLVIAPASSIQVMFDSVSNCNGSGVIDCNVRVHKINKTTAALMGELVQNMEVDDSYVGSVELHHSSLGNNQFNRYPMKMGPTGMCDFLDKYWDDYYEYAVKYAPNIVKPRECPFGAKTYQIVDWIMDSEMLPQYVPTGLWKVISLLSSTKNEHFFVIEIIFKVYEDGYF from the exons ATGACTCACACAAGTGTTTTGATGCTGTCCTTACTGGTGATCGCTCCAGCGAGTTCGATCCAGGTGATGTTTGACTCCGTCAGTAACTGCAACGGGAGTGGGGTTATCGATTGCAACGTAAGAGtgcacaaaatcaacaaaacaacgGCAGCTCTCATGGGAGAACTGGTGCAAAACATGGAAGTAGACGACAGTTATGTG GGTTCAGTAGAACTACACCACAGCTCGTTGGGCAACAATCAGTTCAATCGCTATCCGATGAAAATGGGACCGACCGGGATGTGCGACTTTCTGGACAAGTACTGGGACGATTACTACGAGTACGCCGTCAAGTACGCTCCGAACATTGTGAAACCACGCGAGTGTCCGTTCGGAGCAAAGACTTACCAGATAGTGGATTGGATCATGGACTCCGAAATGCTGCCCCAGTACGTGCCAACGGGACTTTGGAAGGTGATCAGTTTGCTGTCCAGCACTAAAAACGAACACTTTTTTGtgattgaaattattttcaaagtgTACGAGGACGGTTATTTTTAA
- the LOC119768731 gene encoding uncharacterized protein LOC119768731 yields the protein MIPTRTILLSFLTVCCVGSFQVMFDSVGSCSSTGLFECNMRVRKLNRTTAALVGNLSQTEDVGSNFKALIELFHSPLGNNQFYRYPMKIGPIGTCAFLEKF from the exons ATGATCCCAACCAGAACCATTCTCCTCTCGTTTCTAACAGTTTGCTGCGTCGGCTCGTTTCAAGTAATGTTCGACTCGGTTGGCTCTTGCAGCAGCACCGGGTTGTTTGAGTGTAACATGAGAGTCCGCAAGCTCAACCGAACAACGGCAGCACTGGTCGGAAATCTTAGCCAAACGGAGGacgttggaagcaattttaaa GCACTGATCGAACTGTTCCACAGCCCTTTGGGCAACAACCAGTTCTATCGCTATCCGATGAAAATTGGACCGATTGGCACGTGCGCATTTTTGGAGAAATTCTGA